The Paenibacillus sp. FSL R7-0345 DNA segment CGAACTTGCCGAGAACGGCGCAGCCTTCCTGAATGTAATCGCCGAAAATCCGGATGCGCTGAAAGGCATTGATCCGGAGCGGATTGCGAACTTCCAGAAAACACGCGGCGCAGCGCTTAAGAAATACCGCGAGATGCAGATGTCCGACAAAGTCAGCTGGAGCATCGTGGCCATTCCATCGCAGGCATGGGCCGATAAGGTATTCCCTGATGCACCTGCAGAGGAGCGCGTTGATAAGCTGTGGGAGGCTATTTTCCACACCGTACGCCTGGACCGCGAAGATCCTGTTGCCGCCTGGCAGGAGCATCTGGATACCCTGGAGCAAAAGGCTGACGTTCTCAACGCCAAAAAATTCAAGAGTCTGCATTACATAGCACCAGGCACTGACCTGACCATTGAGCTGCCAAAAGGCCATCTGTGGGCTCAGGGGGACAGCATTAACGCCAAGGGCCACTCCTTTGTTGCCAATATGCCGACCGAAGAAGTGTTTACTGCACCGCTGAAAACAGGTGTCAACGGCACCGTTAAAGCCACTAAACCGCTCAGCTACGGCGGCAACATCATTGACGGCTTCTCTATTACTTTTGAGAACGGCCGCATCATCAGTGTAAGTGCCGAAAAAGGCCAGGATTCCCTGGAATACCTGATCGGCCTTGATGAAGGAGCCAAATACCTCGGAGAGGTTGCGCTTGTCCCGCATAAGTCGCCTATTTCCGAGTCAAATATTCTATACTTCAATACCCTGTTTGACGAAAATGCCTCCAACCACCTGGCGATTGGCACAGCCTACGCTTTCTGTCTGGAAGGCGGCAAAGAGATGACCGAGGATGAGCTGGTTGAGAACGGTCTGAACACAAGTGTTACCCACGTTGACTTCATGATCGGCTCCGGCGAGATGGATATCTACGGAATCAATGAGGACGGCTCCCAGGAACCTGTCTTCCTGAAGGGAAACTGGGCGTTTTAACTATACAGAGACATATGAGAGGAGCTGAATCTATGCTGGATTTCAAACAAAAGCTGGAGAATTATGCACTGCTCGCAGTGAAAATCGGAGTCAACGTCCAACCCGGACAAACCTTGGTTGTCAATGCAGATATCGTTTCCGCTGAGCTGGTGCGCCTGATTGTCCGTCAGGCTTATGAAGCAGGTGCCAAGCTGGTCAAAGTCAATTACAGCGATGAACTGGTAACACGTACCCGCTATGAGCTCGCGCCTGCCGATAGCTTTCTTGAGCCGCCAAAGTGGCACGCGGACGAACTGGAGGACCTTGGCCGTAACGGTGCAGCCTTCTTAAACGTGGTGTCTACCAATCCGGATCTGCTGAACGGGATTGAGGCCAGCCGGATTGCTGACAATCAGCGCACCGCCGGCACAGCAATGGCTCCTTACCGCGAGATGCTGATGTCCAACCAGATCAGCTGGAGCATTGTAGCCTATCCGTCGGTTTCCTGGGCAGCCAAGGTATTCCCGGATGCAGCGCCTGATGAGCAGGTTGACCTGCTCTGGGATGCCATCTTTAAGGCGGTCCGTGCCGACCAGGAGAACCCGGTGGAAGCCTGGA contains these protein-coding regions:
- a CDS encoding aminopeptidase; translation: MTDFTAKLSKYADLAVEVGVNVQPGQALVVNAPIAGAEFVRLITAKAYALGASLVKVNWSDEFITRQQFEHAASEVFTKPPTWQAGELTELAENGAAFLNVIAENPDALKGIDPERIANFQKTRGAALKKYREMQMSDKVSWSIVAIPSQAWADKVFPDAPAEERVDKLWEAIFHTVRLDREDPVAAWQEHLDTLEQKADVLNAKKFKSLHYIAPGTDLTIELPKGHLWAQGDSINAKGHSFVANMPTEEVFTAPLKTGVNGTVKATKPLSYGGNIIDGFSITFENGRIISVSAEKGQDSLEYLIGLDEGAKYLGEVALVPHKSPISESNILYFNTLFDENASNHLAIGTAYAFCLEGGKEMTEDELVENGLNTSVTHVDFMIGSGEMDIYGINEDGSQEPVFLKGNWAF